A window of Halovivax gelatinilyticus genomic DNA:
GCGCGCAGATCCATTCCGACCATCGCCGGGGCGCGAGACTTTCGTAGGAAGATATCCTCCACGTCGGCCCTGAGACTGCCGTCTTCGACGAGTTTCGTCGGCGGGACCGGTTCGGCCTCGGCGAACGCGTCGTCGTCTTCGATCGCGAAACTACCGATTTCGTTTCCGCCGACGTCGACCTGGTGAACCGTCGAACTCACCCAGGAGAACAACTCGTCCTCGTAGAAGACGGGAGCGAGCACTACCGCGTCGTTCTGGTGAACGGCTCCGATCCAGGGGTCGTTACAGATGTACATATCGCCCGGCTCGATCCCGGGGTTATCCGATCGCCGTTCTAAGATCCACTTGATGATGAGGTCGGTTACGCTCGCGTGATACATCACGTACGGACCGAGGCTCACCGTGTTCCCTCGTTCGTCACCGATGGTGACGTTAAAGTCGTAGGCGTCAGTGACGATCGGCGAGCCGCTGACCTGCTTTAGCGTCGTCCCCTGCTCTTCATTGATCTGCTGGAGTCGATTTCGCAACACTTCGAACGTCACCTGGTCGAGTTCGAATTCGTCGCTCGGTTCGTGAAAGGCGACGCCGCTGATGGCCGATTCGTCGAGTTCGGTTACTGCTGTGTAGGGTTCGTGGCCGGGTATCTGGGTCATCGTTCTCCCTCCGTGATGTGAATACTGCGGTACTCGTCGACGGTGGCGTGCTGATGGGGCCGAATCGTCACCGTCGTATCGGGGAGCTGAACCACCGCCGGCCCGTCGAACTCGTCGCCGGGTGCGAGGCGCTCGCCGTCGTAGACCGCGGTGGAATGCCGGGCCCCCGGTCCGGGCCAGTAGACCTCCCGGTGGTCGATCTGCGCGTCGCCCGATCGAGTCGTCGACCCGCCGAGTGACGGGTTGCTCGTCCGTACGCTGCCGGTTACCCGCTGGTTGACGAGCTCCGCCGGGACGGGCGCGTACGTTGAGCCTTCCCCGTAGAGACTCTCGTACTTCGATTCCCAGCGGTCGATCGTCGCCTCGACGTCGGCGTCGGTCAGGTCGCCACCGGGGACGCCGACTGAGAGCTGGTGGACCTGGCCTTTGTACCTGATCTCGGCCTCGCGGGCAAACGAGACGGCGTCGCCGTCGAATCCTCGGTCGACGAGCGTCTCGCGGACGTCGGCCGCGAGCCCGTCGTAGACCCGCGTCACGGCGGCCGGATCGAACGGTTCGAAGTCGGGGTTCGATCGCTCGGCGACGTAGTTGACGTCGGCCGTCGCGATGCCGAACGCCGAGAACACCGATGCGGTGTCTCCGAGCGGGACGACGACCGACTTGACGCCGAGGTCTGACCCGTAAAACGACGCGTGGACCGGGCCGGCGCCGCCGTATGAGAGCAGCGAAAACTCTCGAGGGTCGTGCCCACGTTCGACGGTCACCTGTCGAAGTAGATCGGCCATCGCTCCGTTGACGATCTCGAAGATGCCGGCCGCCGCCTGCTCGACGGTCATATCGAGCGGATCCGCGACGGATCGAACCGCACTGTGGGCTGCTTCGACGTCCATCTCTCGACGACCGCCGAGGAAGTACTCCGGATCGAGGTACCCCAGCACGAGGTCGGCGTCCGTGACGGTTGGCTCGGTACCGCCGAGACCGTAGCACGCGGGTCCGGGATCGGCGCCCGCGCTCTTTGGCCCCACCCGGAGCGCGCCACCG
This region includes:
- a CDS encoding hydantoinase/oxoprolinase family protein produces the protein MTYVIGVDTGGTFTDTVLIGDDGSRETGKSETTPDDPTTGVLNSLRNGADEVGIDLETLLSRTSVLFHGTTLTTNTVLEASGADVGLITTSGHADALAIGRTKTRTEGLTRSEQQHYASQSKPDPLVPPRLIRQIDERIDYKGEAIVELDEDGVRTAIEELAPAVDTLAVSLLWSFENPDHERRVREIAADVAPECPCFCSHEVAPKLGEYERTATTVVNAATAPVLETYIESLASELTERGLDAPFYVMKSTGGAMDPESISSEAVSTIMSGPTGGILGSQFVGREMGEPNLICTDVGGTSFDVGLIIDGDVQTRPTLSVNSQTLYQLSVDIESIGSGGGSIAWIDDGGALRVGPKSAGADPGPACYGLGGTEPTVTDADLVLGYLDPEYFLGGRREMDVEAAHSAVRSVADPLDMTVEQAAAGIFEIVNGAMADLLRQVTVERGHDPREFSLLSYGGAGPVHASFYGSDLGVKSVVVPLGDTASVFSAFGIATADVNYVAERSNPDFEPFDPAAVTRVYDGLAADVRETLVDRGFDGDAVSFAREAEIRYKGQVHQLSVGVPGGDLTDADVEATIDRWESKYESLYGEGSTYAPVPAELVNQRVTGSVRTSNPSLGGSTTRSGDAQIDHREVYWPGPGARHSTAVYDGERLAPGDEFDGPAVVQLPDTTVTIRPHQHATVDEYRSIHITEGER